In Silurus meridionalis isolate SWU-2019-XX chromosome 23, ASM1480568v1, whole genome shotgun sequence, the genomic window GGCGCATGTTTGAGTGTTATATTTGTGttagtgtctgtgtttatatgtgtgtgtctctgtgtgtgtgtgtgtgtgtgtgtgtgtgtgtgtgtgtgtgtttatgcgtgtgtgtgagtttgtgtatgtgtatgcatgtgtgtgtgtatatatgcttgtttttgaatgtgtatgcatgtgtgtgtatgcatgtgtgtgtgtatatatatatatatatatatatatatatatatatatatatatatatatatatatatatatatgtgtgtgtgtgtgtgtgtgtgtgtgtgtgtgtgtgtgtcatgaatGTGATGTGTTTATTAGATTTTGTGCTGTGTTATTCAgtcttgctgtgtgtgtgtgtgtgtgtgtgtgtgtataatcagaCCTGCAGGGATTAAACAGGGCCATGTGGTCACTCTGGGTGCAATATTATTGGCGCCTTCCGCACATGACATCAGCATGGCAATGGAAAAAGAAGCTGTGAGAACCTCTGTGGGAGAAAAGTTTATAACCTGTTTGTGACACACGTTTCAGACGTGATGTCTCTGAACCGGTGTGGAAGAAGCACCACGTGATACAACTCACGTTTATAGTTCAAAAGAGAAAATGTTCTGgttatttatccatccatttaacggcatttagcagaagtCTAATGCTTTattcactaagctaccaccttccaatttatccatccatttgtccatccatctgtccatccatccatctatccatccatctatccatccatccatccatctgtccctccatccttcatccatccatctgtccatccatccatccatacacccaAACATTCATCTGTCCATACATCCAtccaaacatccatccatctatcctccatccatctatccatccatccatacatacatacatctatccatctgtccctccatcctccatccatccatctgtttatccatctgtccatccatccatccatccatccatccatccatccatctttgtccctccatctatccatccatccatccatccatccatccatccatccatccatccatctttgtccctccatctatccatctgtccatccatccatccatccatccatcctaccattcatctgtccatccatctgtccatctatcaatccatccatccattagtccatccatccatacatacatacaaacatacatacatctatccatctgtccctccatcctccatccatccatctgtccatccatccatccatccatccatccatccatctttctgtccctccatctatctatctggatctccatcctccatccatccatccaaccatccatccatccatctatttattcaaTAATTTTAGTTtgtagtttctttctttctttctttctttctttctttctttctttctttctttctttctttctttctttctttctttcaggaaGGTTCCTGTGGCTCTTCGTCACAATTCTACACCTCTGGCGCCACCTTGTGGAGAAAAAATGACAGTGCTGTCCGAATAAATAGGAATCTTTCAAGattatttactgatttattgATATGTTatgaataaacataaaatattgtgGAAAAATAGATGGAAAATTCAAGGTTTTAAATAGttactgaatgtttttttccttattaGCTTTCAGGAAAACATTCAAAGATCCTGCGTTTTCAAGGCATGGAACAAGAGTGTGAGAGCAACAGGAGTGTACGTTTCTTCAGTTTGGCTTGGATTTGACTTATTTCTGGTCTTCAGAGGTAAACGTGTGCATCAGGAATGTACACACTTGGGAAACACTCTTTCCGAGCTATTGGATTGGTCGAGATGGTCTGGCACCTCTCCATGAAATCCAGAAGATAAGCAGATTACGTGGCTCAGACGAAGGCCActgctctgtctctgtctcgctGCTCACCCAAACATCTAACATTCGCCTGGCATGGAAAAAGAACCATGAATGAGGAATGTGAACACCTGAGAACCAGaggtatgtgtttgtttgtaaccTGTTTCTGTAATTACATTGTATGTaatgacaaaagtattaggacacctgacgtCTCCATATGCCATGTGAttcttctttaaactgttagagacacacaattgtgtaggacgtctttggatgctggagcatgaaattctcccttcacttgaacttggagacccaaaacctgttccagcatgaaaataccCCTGTGCGTAAAGCCAgattcatgaagatctgctttccatgggttggagtggaagatctactgctataAAAAAACTCTATTGAacgtgatgaatgtgaacactgactgcaccccaggaacctcctcacctcacctacatcaccaccTCAcctactaacacacttgtagctgaagGAATCTCAACTaaaaaatctagaggaacatctttcccagaagagtggattttataataacagcaaataagcaTCACATGTGGAATgcgcaggtgtccacaaacttttgggcAAACAGTGTAAATCATGTAATTTataagaatatacattttttaaggtttttgaAAATATCAGGATGTTCTTGTGTCTCTAAACTACAGCACTGCTGAATCCATGATGTTCTTCTAAACTTGTGTTTTCCTCTATCTTGGAATTAGTGAAGCTCAGGTCATCATGGAGGAGAGCAAAAATACCTCACCTAATCTGATTACGAGGGGCCTCTGGAAATAACCCTCTCCCTATGCTCCTATTCTGCCCCGCTGACCGAACATCTCCAACCCTTCTGAGACCCTCTGCCCTCATTTCTCTGATAAAATGGCAGTCTTAAAGGTGACCTTCACAAAGAGGAGTCTAGACAAGCTGGCCCAGGCTCTGTGTGTCCTCAACTGGGTCTCTGTGATTACAGGCCTCGTGCTCTTCAGCTTGGGCCTTTTCTTAAAGCTGGAGATCCAGAAACGACGAGAGCTCATGACCGACGAGATCCATTCGGTGCCAGACATGCTGATCGGCGTCGGCCTGGCCGCCTGCGGAATCAACTTCCTGGGCGTGAAGATCTGCTCCGAGTGTGTGGATGCTGACAAgttcctgcactggaagctcctcaTGCTCCTGTACATCGTCTGCAtgttcttcttcaccttctgcaTCCTGGTTGGAGCTCTGATGTGCTACAGCATGCGCAGGGACCTGGAAGCCACTCTGTTTCTGGGGCTGCAGGACGCCATGCGCCTCTACAAGGACACGGATACGCCGGGGCGATGCTACATCAAACAGAACATCGATCTCCTGCAGATCCAGTTCCAGTGCTGTGGAAACGATGGGTTTAGAGACTGGTTCCACATCCAGTGGGTCAGTAACCGGTACCTGGACATGAGCAGCAGTGAAGTGATGGAGTGAGTAGAACatcaattcattttatattcagtacagtTCTCCTGGAACACTTTCTGACACTTTCTCAAGAGTCCTTCAGACCTTCAGAGGTGTTCtgtctgaatcaatccacctcctGATCCCATCATTATGACCCACGTCTGTAGAaatcatcagtattatagagaagtgcagtagaacagagcgctgcatcacacccaggatctcatacagtaacgcaagaaacccaatgaacacaattcaacacgtctcctttcactgtagctgcaactgcacctccacatacatcatctccagcagaagcaccaACATTTTTtcgtgcaaattctacaggaaagaaaacacaaaagtataaatggtttatgAAAAACTTCAACTGTTTCGAACTGTTTTGGTAACATTTCCTTACCGTGTCCAGCTTTTTGTGAAAAATCCGTCTAGTAAACGTTGTAAGTGTTTCTGCGAGAagatcaatttcttctcctctgtcagtcgctgtggaatgaaaaaacagctattaaatccacacaaagtgacgctctctgaccatccaatcaaaggacatgaaaatgcagacgttattggacgcctgctagagggCCTCGGAGTCAGCaactcaaatctgattggttacagcaaCGATTTGAAGCCACCAAGAGCCCAATGTTTCATTTTTGCTGACTTTACAGTAACATGTGATGTGacgactgaaatctgattggattaTTGGGGAAGAATTGAATACATGCTGATGGgcaaaaatagattaaaacaaaAGTCAGTTATTCTGAAAGTGTTTAG contains:
- the prph2lb gene encoding peripherin 2-like b, with the translated sequence MAVLKVTFTKRSLDKLAQALCVLNWVSVITGLVLFSLGLFLKLEIQKRRELMTDEIHSVPDMLIGVGLAACGINFLGVKICSECVDADKFLHWKLLMLLYIVCMFFFTFCILVGALMCYSMRRDLEATLFLGLQDAMRLYKDTDTPGRCYIKQNIDLLQIQFQCCGNDGFRDWFHIQWVSNRYLDMSSSEVMERQRSNVDGKYLLDGVPFSCCNLCSPRPCIQHHITNSSAHYNYNYQSEELNLNQRGCRHALLDYYTHIMQSIGFIVLIIWLFELAVLTGVRYLQTSMENMLKIGTPDSESEGWLLENSITETARYNFNIIKNLGKCYQVDDDPNIDVPSSSGNVS